In Ahaetulla prasina isolate Xishuangbanna chromosome 5, ASM2864084v1, whole genome shotgun sequence, the following are encoded in one genomic region:
- the LOC131199568 gene encoding uncharacterized protein K02A2.6-like: MTITIDHAATHVEEKIFTNPKIEGVPCQLEVDTGSAITIMSWDTFVKALPHIAKRKLQKQRLRVQDYQGNRIPVRGTTTVWVEYGQHKKTLPITLVEGTLPSLLGLDWFRALGMGVTGIHRNGCDLQNALLEEFAEVFEDRLGKYKGTPISFNLDPQVAPIRLKARRVPFALKPKIDREIDKLVNQGILVPVDHAKWETPIVTPIKPDGSIRICADYKATLNKALQKSAYPVPVVQHLLHSLGHGQVFAKLDLAQAYQQLPVDTSTAEAQTIVTHRGAFKCTRLQFGVSVAPGLFQNLMERLLQGLPGVVPYFDDVLISGENLKELGERLRKVLAIFRSAGLKVKAKKCQIGVESVEFLGYRIDKKGIHPTESKVKAIKRAPAPKNKTELQAFLGLVNFYAVFLRNKATVAEPLHKLLGKNTVWSWGKPESRAFEAVKDLLSSESLLIQYNSRLPLVLVCDASPYGVGAVLSHRLPNGTEAPIAFYSRTMSPAERNYSQLDREALAIVSGVKKFHEYVFGRDFEIVTDHRPLLGLLAGDRPTPVALSPRLTRWTIFLAAYSYKLQHRPGKELGHADALSRCPLPGEIEDPTPGTPVLLIDSLDSGPVTSQEVARASYRDVVLRTVIGWVQRGWPAAPGERFKEFVRKKGELSVQGGCLLWGDRVVVPEKLRKKVLELLHEGHPGVVRMKGLARSYVWWPLMDREISDRVGRCQVCQESRPLPPTAPVLEWEKPQGPWSRIHIDFAGPFHGQTFLIVVDAFSKWLEIILMKSTTTGAVISALKHLFATHGLPDTLVSDNGPQFTAALFEGYLAEEGIRHALSAPFHPASNGLAERFVRSAKEALSRSGPGDWQAQIDAFLTVQHRTPCVATGRSPAELLMGRKLRCPLDRLHPNYVQDGFKTKPDRIRELNIGDSVWAHNYSDGPNWKRGIVIDKTGPKSYLVELDDGRVWRRHIDQLRNRLSDKAELGETSPDYDLINPTADWSREQTESVSKEPNRDLSESGEVQRHPPVPLEDSRSEPANNPGPDGREEELRGTKSPSGRLDSTPESELRRSGRVRRRPTYLQDYVEK, encoded by the coding sequence ATGACTatcaccatagaccacgcagctacccacgtcgaagaaaagatcttcacgaaCCCGAAAATTGAAGGTGTGCCTTGccaactggaagtagacacaggatcagcaatcacaattatgtcctgggacacttttgtgaaagccttgccgcacatcgccaagcgcaagctacaaaaacaacggctccgggtgcaagaTTACCAAggcaatcgcatccctgttcgagggacaacgaccgtctggGTAGAGTACGGgcagcacaagaagaccctgcccatcacgttagtcgagggaaccttgcccagcttgctgggactggactggttccgggcattgggcatgggggtgactggcatccACCGGAACGGATGCGACCTGCAAAATGCCCTattggaggaattcgcagaggtATTCGAGGACCgcctaggcaagtacaaggggacccctatctccttcaatttagacccccaggtagcccccattcggttaaaggcaaggagggttcccttTGCCCTCAAGCCAAAAATTGATAGGGAGATAGATAAATTGGTCaatcaggggatactggtgccagtcgaccatgctaagtgggaaacGCCAATCGTTACCCCCATAAAGCCAGACGGGTCAATCAGAATTTGTGCAGACTACAAGGCTACCCTgaacaaagccttacaaaaaagcgcctacccagttcccgtggtgcaacacttgttgcactcactagggcacggacaagtttttgccaaattagatttggcacaagcctaccaacaactgcccgtagacaccagcacagctgaagcccaaaccattgtaacgcaccgaggtgcctttaaatgcactcggttacagttcggggtgagtgtagcccctgggctattccaaaatttgatggagcgactcctacaagggctaccaggagtcgtgccctatttcgatgacgtgttaATATCGGGGGAAAACTTAAAAGAACTGGGAgagcggctgaggaaagttttggccatttttcggtCAGCCGGcctgaaagttaaagcaaaaaaatgccagattggggtcgaGTCTGTTGAGTTTTTGGGCTATAggatagacaagaagggaattcaccccactgagagcaaagtgaaagcgataaagagagccccagcacccaaaaacaagacagagcttcaggctttcctgggtctggtaaacttttatgcagtatttctaagaaacaaggcaaccgttgctgaaccgttacACAAATTGCtaggaaaaaacactgtttggtcttggggaaagccaGAGagcagggcatttgaggcagtcaaaGACTTGCTATCAAGCGAAAGCCTGTTAATCCAGTATAATAGCAGACTGCCTTTAGTATTGgtctgtgatgcatctccctatggagtaggagctgtacttagccacagactcccaaacggcactgaagcccctatagcgttttattcacgaacaatgtccccggctgagaggaattacagccagctagatagggaggctctcgcaatagtgtcaggggtgaaaaaatttcacgaatacgtttttgggcgagatttcgaaattgtcactgatcacagaccgctattggggttactggctggcgaccgcccaacgccagtagcactctcacctagactgaccagatggactatttttttggccgcatactcctacaagctgcagcatcggcctggaaaggagctggggcatgcggacgcattgagcagatgcccattgccaggggaaatcgaggaccccaccccgggcacacccgttctactgattgactctttggactcggggccagtcacatcgcaggaagtggctcgggcctcctaccgggacgttgttttaaggactgtaataggttgggttcaaaggggatggcccgctgcaccgggcgaacgttttaaggagtttgtgaggaaaaaaggggaattgtccgtacaaggggggtgcctgctctggggggatagggtggtagtcccagagaaactgaggaaaaaagttctggaactcctgcatgagggtcacccaggagttgtgaggatgaagggtttggctaggagctatgtctggtggcccctaatggacagggaaatcagtgacagggttggccgatgccaagtgtgtcaggaatccagaccactaccacctacggccccagttttggagtgggagaaaccccaaggcccttggtcccgcatacacattgattttgccggccccttccacggccaaacatttctaattgtggtggatgcattctccaaatggctggagatcatcctaatgaaatccacaaccacgggagctgtcatttcagcactaaaacaccttttcgccacgcacgggctaccggacaccctcgtgtccgataacggcccacagttcaccgcagcattatttgaagggtacctggctgaagagggcatccgacatgccctctcagcgccgttccaccctgcgtcgaacggccttgctgaacgatttgttcggagtgcgaaagaagcgctatcacgaagcggccccggcgattggcaggcacaaatcgacgcattcctaaccgtccaacacaggaccccctgtgtggccaccggccgcagcccagccgagctattaatggggcggaagctacggtgcccgctagaccggctacacccgaactacgtacaggacgggttcaaaacaaaaccagatagaatccgagagttaaacataggagactcggtgtgggcacataattacagcgacggccctaactggaagagggggatagtcatagacaaaacgggccccaaatcttatctagtggaactagacgatggcagagtctggaggcgccacatagatcaattaagaaacagattgagcgataaggcagaattaggcgagaccagccctgactatgatttaattaaccccacagctgactggagccgagaacaaacagaaagcgtaagcaaagaaccaaacagagacttatctgagtcaggcgaggtccagcgacaccctccggtccctctagaggacagcaggtccgagccggcgaataatccagggccggatggccgggaggaggagctcagaggaacgaaaagtccctccggcaggctcgactcaactccagaaagtgaactgcgcaggtccgggagagtcaggagacgccccacgtacctgcaggactacgtagagaagtaa